The segment ATCGCCGTCTCTTCATCCAAGGCTTCCCGCACCTTTTCCGGAGACACCTGACCCGTTTCATCCACCGGCAACCGGGTGACACGAAAACCGAATCGCTCCAGAAATTCACAGGTATCCAAGACGGCATGGTGTTCCACCTGGGAGGTGATCACATGATCTTTCCCTTGTTCCCTGAGTGCGAGGGCGACACCGGTCAAGGCCAGGTTGTCCGCCTCAGTGCCGCCGCTGGTGAAGATCAGCTGTCCGGGATCGGCGTTCAATCCGCGGGCCACCTGATCCCGGGCCCGATCGACGGCATTGCGGATCTCCCGTCCAAAACCGTGGATACTGGAGGGATTTCCATATTTCTCTCCCAGAAAGGGGAGCATCGCTTCTTTTACCCGGGGATACACCGGAGTGGTTGCCGCATGATCCAGATAGATCGCCATCATCCTTCACCTTCATCCAGTCAAATGTAAAACATGTAAGAGTCCTGATCCCCGTCAGAGGAGTGGCTGTTCAGATCCGCCAGGGTGGTGTTGTCCAACACCTCTGCGATCGCGTCCCGGATTCTGCGCCACAGCTCCCGCCGGCCGGGATCTTCTTCCTCATTGAATTCCACCGGACTGATCGGCCCTTCCAGCACCCGGATCACATCCCCAGCCGTGATCTCCTCCGGTGAACGGGAAAGTTTATACCCTCCGTAAGCTCCCCGCACACTTTTAACCAATCCTGCGTTTCGCAGGGGCGCCACCAGCTGTTCCAGGTAGTGCTCGGACAGGTTGTGCCGCTCGGCCACGCTTTTCAGCGAAATCGGCTTTTCTCCGAACCGGGCCGCCAAATCCATCATGATCGTCAGTCCGTACCTTCCTTTGGTGGATACCTTCAATTACGTCACCTCTTCCCAACCACTGTTTCATCATTTTATCCCAAAACTGCATGGAAAGTTGCATCATCGGCCCAATCAATACCGAAAAGAGCAATGTCCCCGCTCCGACCGGCCCCCCCAACAACCAACCCGCAACCAACACCCCCACCTCCAACAGGAGGCGGACCCGGCTGAGGGGAATGCTTGTCTTTTCC is part of the Kroppenstedtia eburnea genome and harbors:
- the cymR gene encoding cysteine metabolism transcriptional regulator CymR codes for the protein MAARFGEKPISLKSVAERHNLSEHYLEQLVAPLRNAGLVKSVRGAYGGYKLSRSPEEITAGDVIRVLEGPISPVEFNEEEDPGRRELWRRIRDAIAEVLDNTTLADLNSHSSDGDQDSYMFYI